The Microbacterium maritypicum genome contains a region encoding:
- the cydC gene encoding thiol reductant ABC exporter subunit CydC, whose protein sequence is MTARRAAADAVHPRTHRVRDILRLAQPPVGRFVPGLIWGLLSAAAAVSLLAVSGWLIVSASIVDSLVPLSVAVVGVRFFAVSRAVTRYLERLSGHDAALRQLASTRADMVRRLIPLSPAGLGSTDRGRVLTALVDDVENLQNLPLRVVQPLGVAALVAVGAVGFVAFVSPPAALTLAVCLLIAAAAAIGLGWVFGSRAEVLVSARRADLSAALVDYFGSLDVLIAYGAEEQARARISTADAALRKVVDRASFAQAIAAGVVSAVAGAASVWALAAAAPGLVDGSIDGPWLAVAVLVPMVVFEIFGAVPIAAASWRSVRSSAERIVDVLPERMPDELRSDAGDDIEIDGTPAVRLRGVRANWPGGAPALKEIDLDLRPGERVLVTGPSGAGKSSLAAALVGFLRVEGEYLIDGRDAAELSGPALRRVIGLCEQSPQLFDEDIRQNLLFARDSATDEELLDVLDRVGLGTWVRERGGLDERVGDRGALVSGGQAQRISLARALLRGFPVLVLDEPTAGVDPEASDALLRDLLQAAGDQTVLLISHVAPPAGTVERTVRIEGGRTV, encoded by the coding sequence ATGACCGCACGCCGCGCCGCAGCCGACGCCGTACACCCGCGCACCCACCGGGTCCGCGACATCCTCCGCCTCGCGCAGCCCCCTGTCGGGCGCTTCGTGCCCGGTCTCATCTGGGGTCTGCTCTCGGCCGCTGCCGCCGTGAGTCTGCTCGCGGTCAGCGGCTGGCTGATCGTGAGCGCCTCGATCGTCGACTCGCTCGTGCCGCTGTCGGTCGCCGTCGTGGGGGTGCGCTTCTTCGCGGTCTCGCGCGCAGTCACCCGCTACCTCGAGCGACTGAGCGGACACGATGCCGCGCTGCGTCAGCTCGCCTCGACCCGCGCCGACATGGTGCGCCGGTTGATCCCGCTGTCTCCGGCCGGCCTCGGCTCGACGGATCGTGGTCGGGTGCTCACGGCGCTCGTCGACGACGTCGAGAATCTGCAGAACCTTCCGCTGCGCGTGGTGCAGCCGCTCGGGGTCGCGGCCCTCGTCGCCGTCGGGGCCGTCGGTTTCGTGGCGTTCGTCTCGCCCCCGGCCGCGCTCACCCTTGCGGTGTGCCTGCTCATAGCTGCAGCCGCCGCGATCGGTCTCGGCTGGGTCTTCGGCTCCCGCGCCGAGGTGCTGGTCTCGGCGCGTCGCGCCGACCTCTCCGCCGCTCTCGTCGACTACTTCGGCAGCCTCGACGTGCTCATCGCGTACGGAGCAGAGGAGCAGGCTCGCGCGCGGATCAGCACAGCGGATGCCGCACTGAGAAAGGTCGTCGACCGCGCCTCGTTCGCGCAGGCGATCGCCGCCGGTGTGGTCTCCGCGGTCGCCGGGGCCGCCTCGGTCTGGGCGCTCGCAGCCGCGGCTCCCGGACTCGTCGACGGGTCGATCGACGGCCCGTGGCTGGCGGTGGCCGTGCTCGTGCCGATGGTGGTCTTCGAGATCTTCGGTGCGGTGCCGATCGCTGCCGCATCGTGGCGGAGCGTGCGCTCCAGCGCCGAGCGCATCGTCGACGTGCTGCCGGAGCGGATGCCGGACGAGCTGCGCTCCGACGCCGGCGACGACATCGAGATCGACGGCACCCCGGCCGTGCGTCTGCGCGGCGTCCGGGCGAACTGGCCCGGCGGTGCCCCGGCCCTGAAGGAGATCGATCTCGACCTCCGTCCCGGGGAGCGGGTGCTGGTCACCGGCCCCAGCGGAGCGGGCAAGAGCTCACTGGCCGCGGCCCTCGTCGGCTTCCTGCGCGTGGAGGGCGAGTATCTGATCGATGGGCGCGATGCCGCGGAGCTCTCGGGGCCGGCGCTGCGTCGGGTGATCGGGCTGTGCGAGCAGAGTCCGCAGCTGTTCGACGAGGACATCCGCCAGAACCTGCTCTTCGCCCGGGACAGCGCCACGGACGAGGAGCTGCTGGATGTGCTCGACCGGGTCGGTCTCGGCACCTGGGTGCGTGAGCGCGGAGGTCTGGACGAACGGGTCGGCGACCGCGGCGCGCTGGTGTCCGGCGGCCAGGCGCAGCGGATCTCCCTCGCCAGGGCGCTGCTGCGTGGGTTCCCCGTGCTGGTGCTCGATGAGCCTACGGCCGGGGTGGATCCGGAGGCGTCGGATGCGCTGCTGCGCGACCTGCTGCAGGCCGCCGGCGATCAGACGGTGCTGCTGATCTCGCACGTCGCGCCCCCGGCGGGAACCGTCGAACGCACGGTGCGGATCGAGGGCGGCCGCACGGTCTGA